The window ACGCTTTCGTTCCATCACATAACGAAAAGCATGCTTCACAAGTAGATATACACCGAAGACTGTAAAGCCCATTGAAGCATATTTGTACCATCTGAAAGGAAAAGAACTTATCAATACTACTTATGAGACCACCATCAACAATTCCTGGGCGCATATAGACATACTCAAGagggaatttttttttaatactaCAAAATCCCCCGAGGGCAAGCTGGTGCACGGTGTGAAACTTGGTGGATAATAGGCCAGTGCCACTACCCTTATCCACTTAAATACACCCCCCCTTCCCCTACTCATGGGGGAATTGACATGTTCATGCAAGTTATTTTATGAACTTCCATTTTTCCTGAAAATATATGTGTTGAACGGATATGATACAGATCTTATAAAATACACTACCCTAATTGAAGTAGAATGTACTCATGTCAATGAGTTCGAACTTATCATTGGACGCCAGCCTGTGTACGTATAGTTACTTAGGAAAATATAGGGGTGATATCAGTTGGAAAGTAAAGCATACTAACCTTGACCATTTCCCAAGATTTGCAATGAGCTGGTCAATAGTTTTATCAGAGACATAAAACGGGCCTTTGTGCGGTTGCTGGATCCGAATTGTTCCAATGTCATCTGTAACAGCCTGAAACAATTACAAAGGTAAAAGGAACTTGTTACACTCTACAAACAGCTCTTATCTGCACAAGTGAACAATGAATGCTTAAGCATAGCCAGAGTAATCTTGTAATATTGGATGAATTTTCATACTCTTATTTCCTTGTTAgttttttatatttgttatttgttttatttattaatttttcttcaaagtaTTCCCTACCAATCAGGTAATGATGACAAATGAAAAATACGAGGAATGGCAAATTTAAagcaagtccaaactttggatgCTTGCTCCTCCCAGTTGCAACAAAAGACCCGAGCCATTTTGTATATTTGTTTAATGTTAATACACTGTTTTGATATGCATTTTATGTGATTCAAAGGCATAGTTTAATTTCTGTATCTCTTGGATCAATTTGAGTTTGTTCTAGAGTTGAATCCTCTTAGGAAGTCTCCTCCCTTTTTACCCCCAAGAACAacaattttttttcaaacaaaagaATGTGTCAACTAATACTAATATTTCTAATTCAGATAAATACCAATTATATTGAAAGTACTGAGACTTAATAAGTATATAGAAGGTGTTCCATTTCTCTAGCTTTCTTATTAGTGGTCATCAGTTTTATTTACCATTACTTTAGGAATACATAGAGCGGGTAATCAATGAGTTGACAGAATTTAGGTATTAGCATCATCCAAATTCTGTTAATGTGTGTTGCTCCTTCTAAGAGGCAGAAAGCAACAGTTTTGCTTTCAGGTAAAGTACTGTGGCCCCAGTTCGACAGACCTTACCAAATTCTTATGATCATTAGTTCTTAACAATTTTTTAATCAAATCTCAGGTAAGTCTTGACAGTAACCTAGTCTTATTTGGAATTACTATATTATTCagcttttcctctttttttaacttagaaatatcaaaataatagGCATTTCACTAAGAACATATGAACTGCATAAAAACCACAGCTACACAGTTATCAGATGTATTCATATCTCAATAAATGGCTGAGAATGTTGTCATCCACTATGATTACAAGATACAAAAAAATTGAGTATTCgattcagaaagaagaaaagaaaagtatcTATATGTGATGCAGGTGTAACAATCTCTACTCAAAAGGCATATCATACCTCGCCAACAACAGTCAAAGAAGTACCAACTGGTAGCACACGTTCAATCCTCTTCACTCCAAGCATCTTCAAAAGTAACCATCACTTAATTAACttcatcaaaatacaaaaatacatggtCACACAGCAGATATGCAAGTGACTGGTGAGACTGGGTTCCTGCAATACACTACCTTCGACACTTATAAAGCTAGTTAGAAATAGCCTTGCCAGGAACGCGCGAAAATAGGTTGGAGTCAAAGATACCATCAATAAGATTTAGAGTCTGAATATTTAGCTAGGCGGATATTGCACCTTTGTCAAGGGTACCAAAGTTGCCATTTTGAGAAGTTTTGCTTTTCATCTGTCCTAACTCCTAACTCCCCGGGGGCCATACTCGAGAAAGAATTTGGTACTTAGACACTAGTTTAAGGAGTACACTAGGTTGACCAAAAGACGCGCACAGTTATGAAAAAACAATTACAACCTGCGCTATGACTGGTACTGAGAAGAAGACAATGAATAGGAGAGAAAAACAGGTTGGATTTCCTTTTCATGGTAACTAATTCTTCCTGTCTTATTATTCGGTACAATTGGCAAAGAAAGAGAAGATTCATATCCTTTTTTTTTAGAAGGtaagataatttttataaataaactaGCACAAACAGTGTCTATTAAGACAAGATTCACATCCTTGCCTTCATGCAGTTTGGGTGGAGAAAAATATGGAGAGATATTCTCCTTCCCTTCTCTTTCATGTCCTCTCCCATTTACTTCTCCTCCTCCTCGTTCACTCAAAGTGAACTAGACAGTGAAACCATACCCATGCATGACTATGACTTACACGTAGAACAGAAGTTGTATATCAAAATTCAAAACAGACCTTAAGACCTTGGAGATAATCCAATGTCCCTCGCACAAATGATCGCCCTGCTTCCTCAAAGACTTCGCTTCCAATTGTCAGTACCAATCCCGAGGCACCACGGCCACCAATTACAAAAGCACGGCCTGTGCCATCATTCTAGTACACAAATAAAAAACAATTAAAGAATGCATAAATCTAAGTAccacaaaattctcaaaaatttcatCTATACAGCCTGCAAGATTATTAAGATAGAAAGAGAAGAGGGAAGTCATTCCAACCAGGTACCACGGAACTTCTTTACACATCGAGAGCATCAATGCAGAATCCTGTATCCAAGACCCTGCATCATTGTGTTTCAGAAAATGTTGCTCGGCCTGTAATAATATCAAGAATATTTAATATAACAGCATTGAAAGGAAATATAGACATCCTACGCTATTACGAGGCAACATAAAGAACGAGGCAACGTACAGTTTCTTCCACGATCACGCCTCGTAGACCACTTAACTCACAGTTAATTGGTGTATCTGAACCAACCCTTCCAGATACCGTAACCACCAGAGGCAAAACTTTGGATGCAGTATCTAGTAGTTGTGCTAAAATAAAAGGAGTACAAAGATCATTCAAACTTGAAAGAGTTAGCTAATGAGAGGCAATGATAAGATGTATACAGTGCAACTATCCAATATTAAGTTCTAAACTCCAGAATTGGTAATGAAGTGTAGTGAACAGATGTTcaactttcttttaatttagtcgaatatcattttattaattgCACCAAGATCGTGCCTGAATTACAATAATGCATGTTTTATTTATCCTCCAGAAATTCCATCCAACTATCCATACATAAAGGATATCGTCTTTACACAAAAAATACAAGTAACACAGTAAAGAACTCTTATTCTCCACAAGTGCTtttcaattccttcaaataaTCTTCTGGTTATTAAAAAATATTCCTTCAAATAATCTCCTATTCTTTATCTCCAGAAACCAGAATATACATAAAGTTAGGACCTtgctaattttttttctttatcttccttGATGTTGATCTTCCTCCAACTTGTCAA is drawn from Nicotiana tabacum cultivar K326 chromosome 22, ASM71507v2, whole genome shotgun sequence and contains these coding sequences:
- the LOC107769306 gene encoding E3 ubiquitin-protein ligase SP1-like, producing MVPWGGLSCCLSAAALYLLGRSSGRDAEVLKSVTRVNQLKDLAQLLDTASKVLPLVVTVSGRVGSDTPINCELSGLRGVIVEETAEQHFLKHNDAGSWIQDSALMLSMCKEVPWYLNDGTGRAFVIGGRGASGLVLTIGSEVFEEAGRSFVRGTLDYLQGLKMLGVKRIERVLPVGTSLTVVGEAVTDDIGTIRIQQPHKGPFYVSDKTIDQLIANLGKWSRWYKYASMGFTVFGVYLLVKHAFRYVMERKRHWELRRRVLAAAAKRTGHEDKGSNATTENGVDTHHLMPDLCVICLEREYNSVFVPCGHMCCCMTCSSHLTNCPLCRRRIDQVVKTFRH